CAGCTAAGCGGATGAATTTAAAACATTTGCCACTATATTGGGCCGGTCAATTCATTGGAGCTATTATTGCTGCCTTATTTGTGTTTCTTTTATTTAATGAATCAATTGCAAATTTTGAAACATTGAATAATATTACAAGGGGAAGTGATGCATCTATAAAAACAGCAATGATGTTTGGCGAATACTTTCCCAATCCAGGTGTTCCAAACAATCATTTGACAGCAACAGCGGCTATGTTTGCCGAAGGGTTTGGTACATTTTTGCTGGTAATTGTTATTTTCTTTCTAACAGAAGGTTGTAATATAGGAAAGCCTTCAAATAACATAGTCCCTATTTTCATTGGTGCCACTATTACAGTTCTTATATGTTTAATAGCTCCAATGACACAAGCAGGTTTTAATCCTGCTAGAGATTTTGGGCCAAGAGTTATAGCCTATTTTGCCGGCTGGAACAATATTGCATTCGGGTTAAGCGCTATCAAAACTAGCTTAGTTTATATATGGTCTCCTCTTATTGGAGGGCTATTGGGAGGGTTATTCTTTCGGTTTATTATCGAAAAAATAATGGGTAAATTAGAAAAATCTAATTGCCAATAAAAATACTATTTAGAGTCTGTCCATAAAGTCACCAAATTGTATCATTCCGAGGGTTTTTTCCGAAGCAATCCATTGGATGAGAGATTGCTTCAATTCTTTCGCAGTGAATAGTTTATAGACAGACTTTATTTAGCCCAATTTCGGACTGTTAAATAAAATTAATTAAAACCATGAAAAGAGTACTTTTTGTTTGTTTATTACAGCTACTTATTTTAAGCGAAATAAAATCACAAGATACTATTATTGCAA
This genomic interval from Bacteroidales bacterium contains the following:
- a CDS encoding aquaporin, translating into MKSTYSTFIGEVIGTFILVFIGTASVAVSILFNAFAGLFQIAFIWGIGVTLAIYVSRHLSCAHFNPAVSLAMVAAKRMNLKHLPLYWAGQFIGAIIAALFVFLLFNESIANFETLNNITRGSDASIKTAMMFGEYFPNPGVPNNHLTATAAMFAEGFGTFLLVIVIFFLTEGCNIGKPSNNIVPIFIGATITVLICLIAPMTQAGFNPARDFGPRVIAYFAGWNNIAFGLSAIKTSLVYIWSPLIGGLLGGLFFRFIIEKIMGKLEKSNCQ